GCTCGGCCACGCTGCGGAGCGGCGCGCACGTCGTCGGCGACGCGACCGTGCTCGGCGGCAAGCTACGGATCGAGAAGGGCGCGCGCGTCGACGGGAGCGCGCGCGTGACGGGCGGCAAGCTCGAACGCGACGACGGCGCGACGATCGGCGGCGAGGTGAGCACCACCGCGGCGGGGCGGCGGGACCGGCCGCGCGCGAAGCAAGAGGACGCGGGCGCGGAGCCGCCCTCGCGCGTCGCGTCGGCGGCGCAGGGGATCGGGCGCGCGCTCACGCGGGCGTCGCTCTTGTTCGTGCTGGGTTGCGTGCTGCTCGCGCTGCTCGGGCCGCGGATGGAGCGGCTGCGGGTCGAGGTCGCGTCGCGGCCGATGCGGTCCTTCGCGCTCGGCCTCGTCGGCGCGATCGCCGGCTCGATCGCGCTCGCGGTGACGCTGTTCGTGCTCTGCGTCACCGTGATCGGGATCCCGGTCGCCATCGCGCTCGCGCTCGGGCTCTTCCTCGCGCTCTACGGCTCGGTGGCCTCCGTGCTCACCACCTTCGGCGCGGCGGTGGCCGGCCACCGGACCGACAACCCGTACGTGCAGCTCCTCGTCGGCTGCGGCGCGTACCTCGTCGCGACGTGCATCCCGTGGATCGGCGGCCTCACGAGCTTCGTCGTGATCATGCTCGCGCTCGGCGCCCTGCTCGGCACCCGCGGCGCCGGCTTCTTCGAGCGAAAATCCCGCGCCGCGTTGATGGCCTGATCGCCGGTTATGCTCGGAGGCGGTGACGTCGATCCCCCTCCGCGTTCGTGTCGTTCCCGTCCGGCAGAATCGGTGGCTGTCGTGGATCGTCGGCGTGGCGGGAGGGCTCCTCTTGCTGTGGGTCGTCGCGACGCATAGCCCGCACGATCCCGGCGCGCTCGCCGGCGCCGGGGCGTCGGGGGCGCTCTGGATGATCGGCCTCCTCCTCTCCGGGCGTCCGGCGCCGTACGTCGCGCGCGTGGCGAAGGAGGAGGGCGGGCTCCAGGTCGGGCGGACGTGGGTGCCCGCCGTCGACCTGGAGGCGTCGATCGTCGAGGCGCAGGTCGGCGCGAGCGTCGCGTTCTCCTGGCCGCGGGGGGAGCTCTTCGTCGAGACGTCCACGCTCGAGGACGCGCGGACGCTCGTGCGCCTGAGCCAGG
The Labilithrix sp. genome window above contains:
- a CDS encoding polymer-forming cytoskeletal protein — translated: MKLGRFVGPAVVALVAFVLSSSAGAAVKKEGTWPAVEKDVDLAIDGPPSEALKVLAREAGWSLVLQDGAAIDAAGTNVHVAVQGQAADTVLDALFVGRDVVAHRSGQLVTLTAASTPIAAASARTPSPFPTARGEDRDVVGSNVVVSADEIVHDVTVTGGSATVKGTVTGSLVVTGGSATLRSGAHVVGDATVLGGKLRIEKGARVDGSARVTGGKLERDDGATIGGEVSTTAAGRRDRPRAKQEDAGAEPPSRVASAAQGIGRALTRASLLFVLGCVLLALLGPRMERLRVEVASRPMRSFALGLVGAIAGSIALAVTLFVLCVTVIGIPVAIALALGLFLALYGSVASVLTTFGAAVAGHRTDNPYVQLLVGCGAYLVATCIPWIGGLTSFVVIMLALGALLGTRGAGFFERKSRAALMA